Within the Eucalyptus grandis isolate ANBG69807.140 chromosome 1, ASM1654582v1, whole genome shotgun sequence genome, the region ctgtaATTTCGCATTAATtcattaattacaaaatttggtTAGTTTCCATATTATTTCACAAGTCTTCGGTCTTCAGGAGAGAGAAAGTTCACAGAACTTCCCATGATGGAGTTAGTCAATAATTGATTTGTGAGCAGagtaaaagtttataaattcaGCTCAGACTGAAAGTGGATCAGTGGATCACTGGACGAGATGGGGAAACAACTATTTCTTATTCTCAACTTTGTTCTCTTGTGGTGGTGGAGCTCAATCACAATCTCCGGATCATACTCGCAAAACCAAACAGATCGGCTTGCATTAGCCTCCTTCAAAGATGCAATACATGAAGACCCGTTCGgagtcttgagctcttggaatgATTCTACCCATCATTGTGAGTGGCAAGGTGTTTTGTGCAGCAAAAGGCATCTTGGGAGGGTCACATCCTTGGTCCTAAGATCACAAGGCTTGGGAGGCTTCCTGTCTCCTCATATAGGTAACCTCTCTTTCCTAAGGGTCATGGTTTTACAGAACAACAGCTTCCATGGCGAAATCCAACCACAGATCGGCAACTTGTTTCGGCTCCGTAATCTCGATCTTAGTAACAACTCATTTGGTGGGCCAATACCCTCCAATCTTTCCCACTGCTTGAACCTCGAGATCCTGAATCTCATAGATAACCAACTTGAGGGGGGAATTCATTTCGATCTTGGTTCTTTAACAAGACTTAAACAATTGCTCTTGTCTAAGAACAATCTTGTAGGTCCTATTCCTCGTTGGATTGGAAACGTCTCAcagctacaaaagctctccctGGCAATAAATGAGTTGAGCGGAGAAATACCCAAGGAATTGTCCAAACTCAAGAGATTGACACTTTTCCAACTATTTTCCAACAAACTAACCGGTGAGGTTCCAACAGGGATTTTAAACGTCTCTGACATTGAGGTATTCAGTGTTAGTCATAACCAGTTGCGGGGAAGTTTTCTCAATGATGTCGGCATcacttctccttctctctaCTTCCTTGGCGCCAGCTATAACTTGTTCACCGGGATGATTCCGTCAACGTTAACGAATGCCACAGGTCTTAAAAAGCTTG harbors:
- the LOC120286904 gene encoding putative receptor-like protein kinase At3g47110; translation: MGKQLFLILNFVLLWWWSSITISGSYSQNQTDRLALASFKDAIHEDPFGVLSSWNDSTHHCEWQGVLCSKRHLGRVTSLVLRSQGLGGFLSPHIGNLSFLRVMVLQNNSFHGEIQPQIGNLFRLRNLDLSNNSFGGPIPSNLSHCLNLEILNLIDNQLEGGIHFDLGSLTRLKQLLLSKNNLVGPIPRWIGNVSQLQKLSLAINELSGEIPKELSKLKRLTLFQLFSNKLTGEVPTGILNVSDIEVFSVSHNQLRGSFLNDVGITSPSLYFLGASYNLFTGMIPSTLTNATGLKKLVLLNNNFHGPIPKNLGRLKGLYVITLAYNHLQDDLSFISSLANCSNLKTLAVDWNLIHGSLPSSFSNLSTSMKEIYLSGNQIEGSIPLALGNLFNLSVLDLSHNSLTDCIPHSIGTLSNLE